In Remersonia thermophila strain ATCC 22073 chromosome 5, whole genome shotgun sequence, the following proteins share a genomic window:
- a CDS encoding mitochondrial 37S ribosomal protein uS13m yields the protein MVAIIFGVSFHEQKLVKKALESFYGLGPQTSARILAKHCIHPRTKIGSLPPKTITALTAELSTMTIENDARRLVQENIKRLRDMGTYRGRRHAMGLPVRGQRTKNQIETAKKLNRVERIA from the exons ATGGTA GCGATCATCTTTGGCGTCAGCTTCCACGAGCAGAAACTCGTCAAG AAAGCCCTCGAGTCCTTCTACGGGCTCGGGCCGCAGACGTCGGCGCGCATCCTGGCCAAGCACTGCATCCATCCCCGCACCAAGATCGGCAGCCTGCCGCCCAAGACCATCACGGCCCTGACCGCCGAGCTGTCGACCATGACCATCGAGAACGACGCGAGGAGGCTCGTCCAGGAGAACATCAAGCGGCTCCGTGACATGGGCACGTACCGCGGCAGGCGGCACGCCATGGGCCTCCCGGTGCGCGGCCAGCGGACAAAGAACCAGatcgagacggccaagaagctcaacAGGGTAGAACGGATAGCCtaa